Proteins found in one Epinephelus fuscoguttatus linkage group LG4, E.fuscoguttatus.final_Chr_v1 genomic segment:
- the LOC125886953 gene encoding protein PML-like isoform X4: MSNIVFFDLETTGLDPGCHIIQLSAVCGEREFNAYILPRRPISPKATELTGLTKSRGKLYRHGTPLDTVFLYDALNYFIDFLSSCRPVLLAAHNAERFDAPILARVLRKCSLWEDFQQVVSGFVDTLPLSRNLFPGLHSYSLESLAKHFLHRDYDAHDALEDAKILQELFNLWRPDNGNISKVTFPANEF, from the exons ATGTCGAACATTGTTTTCTTTGACCTGGAGACCACTGGATTAG ATCCAGGGTGTCATATCATCCAGTTGTCAGCCGTCTGTGGAGAGAGAGAATTTAACGCCTACATCCTCCCCCGCCGCCCCATCTCTCCAAAAGCCACAGAGCTGACAGGCCTTACCAAGAGCAGAGGCAAGCTGTATCGCCACGGGACTCCTCTGGACACCGTCTTTCTTTATGATGCTCTCAATTACTTCATTGACTTTCTGAGCTCCTGCCGCCCTGTTCTGCTGGCTGCCCACAATGCGGAGAGGTTTGATGCACCCATACTCGCCAGAGTGCTGCGAAAGTGCTCCCTCTGGGAGGACTTCCAGCAGGTGGTGTCTGGGTTTGTGGACACCTTGCCGCTAAGCAGAAACCTCTTCCCTGGTCTGCACAGTTATTCTCTGGAGTCTCTGGCTAAGCACTTCCTGCACAGGGACTATGATGCCCATGATGCATTGGAGGATGCTAAAATATTGCAGGAGCTGTTCAACCTTTGGCGTCCCGACAACGGGAACATCTCGAAAGTTACCTTCCCGGCCAATGAATTTTAA
- the LOC125886953 gene encoding DNA polymerase III subunit epsilon-like isoform X2: MSTIVFFDLETTGLDPGCHIIQLSAVCGEREFNAYILPRRPISPKASELTGITKSRGTLYHHGTPLDTVFLYDALNDFIDFLSSCRPRHRKRPRRRPVLLAAHNARFDAPILARVLQKCYLWEDFQQVVSGFVDTLPLSRNLFPGLHSYSLESLAEYFLYRYYDAHDGLEDARILQELFDFWDPDREDVWEVTFPTNEF; encoded by the exons ATGTCGACCATTGTTTTCTTTGACCTGGAGACCACTGGATTAG ATCCAGGGTGTCATATCATCCAGTTGTCAGCCGTCTGTGGAGAGAGAGAATTTAACGCCTACATCCTCCCCCGCCGCCCCATCTCTCCAAAAGCCTCAGAGCTGACAGGCATTACCAAGAGCAGAGGCACGCTGTATCACCATGGGACTCCTCTGGACACCGTCTTTCTTTATGATGCTCTCAATGACTTCATTGACTTTCTGAGCTCCTGCCGTCCCCGACACCGCAAACGCCCACGCCGCCGCCCTGTTCTGCTGGCTGCCCACAATGCGAGGTTTGATGCACCCATACTCGCCAGAGTGCTTCAAAAGTGCTACCTCTGGGAGGACTTCCAGCAGGTGGTGTCTGGGTTTGTGGACACCTTGCCGCTAAGCAGAAACCTCTTCCCTGGTCTGCACAGTTATTCTCTGGAGTCTCTGGCTGAGTACTTCCTGTACAGATACTATGACGCTCATGATGGATTGGAGGATGCCAGAATATTGCAGGAGCTATTTGACTTTTGGGATCCCGACAGAGAGGACGTCTGGGAAGTTACCTTCCCGAccaatgaattttaa
- the LOC125886953 gene encoding DNA polymerase III subunit epsilon-like isoform X3, which produces MSNIVFFDLETTGLDPGCHIIQLSAVCGEREFNAYILPRRPISPKASELTGITKSRGTLYHHGTPLDTVFLYDALNDFIDFLSSCRPRHRKRPRRRPVLLAAHNARFDAPILARVLQKCYLWEDFQQVVSGFVDTLPLSRNLFPGLHSYSLESLAEYFLYRYYDAHDGLEDARILQELFDFWDPDREDVWEVTFPTNEF; this is translated from the coding sequence ATCCAGGGTGTCATATCATCCAGTTGTCAGCCGTCTGTGGAGAGAGAGAATTTAACGCCTACATCCTCCCCCGCCGCCCCATCTCTCCAAAAGCCTCAGAGCTGACAGGCATTACCAAGAGCAGAGGCACGCTGTATCACCATGGGACTCCTCTGGACACCGTCTTTCTTTATGATGCTCTCAATGACTTCATTGACTTTCTGAGCTCCTGCCGTCCCCGACACCGCAAACGCCCACGCCGCCGCCCTGTTCTGCTGGCTGCCCACAATGCGAGGTTTGATGCACCCATACTCGCCAGAGTGCTTCAAAAGTGCTACCTCTGGGAGGACTTCCAGCAGGTGGTGTCTGGGTTTGTGGACACCTTGCCGCTAAGCAGAAACCTCTTCCCTGGTCTGCACAGTTATTCTCTGGAGTCTCTGGCTGAGTACTTCCTGTACAGATACTATGACGCTCATGATGGATTGGAGGATGCCAGAATATTGCAGGAGCTATTTGACTTTTGGGATCCCGACAGAGAGGACGTCTGGGAAGTTACCTTCCCGAccaatgaattttaa